The Hyphomonadaceae bacterium ML37 genome includes a region encoding these proteins:
- a CDS encoding antirestriction protein ArdA, with translation MTNIYHATPYDISAAGFYFSTYEDYLEKSASHRNRYGDPVEEYEIQFIDGENCALFSAIGVNQANLKLWFEEFEDLDEDDAVKAIYLAEHLSCTADEVLGHLDDVYLFEGTPLEYAESYIEDTGLLNEIPENLRTYFDTEAFARDMVLGGDITEIEIMGRTWIAQPL, from the coding sequence ATGACCAACATTTATCACGCCACACCTTACGACATTTCAGCCGCTGGGTTCTATTTCAGCACCTATGAAGACTATCTCGAAAAATCCGCATCGCACCGCAACCGCTACGGCGATCCGGTCGAGGAATACGAAATCCAATTTATTGACGGCGAGAACTGTGCGCTTTTCTCAGCGATCGGCGTCAATCAGGCCAACCTTAAACTCTGGTTCGAGGAGTTTGAGGACCTCGACGAAGACGATGCCGTCAAGGCGATCTATCTCGCCGAACATCTCAGCTGCACCGCCGATGAGGTTCTTGGCCATCTCGATGATGTCTACCTCTTCGAAGGCACGCCGCTCGAATATGCCGAGAGCTATATCGAGGATACCGGGCTCCTGAACGAAATCCCTGAGAACCTCCGCACCTACTTCGACACCGAAGCCTTCGCGCGGGACATGGTCCTTGGCGGAGATATCACCGAAATCGAGATCATGGGCCGCACCTGGATCGCCCAGCCCCTTTGA
- a CDS encoding Fic family protein, translating into MSDEKSTEKADKKAVTDRGETPSAMEPMLPSESSKAYEEITDLALALTKHSTDLRSRLPKGVVEALADLVRAMNCYYSNLIEGHDTHPVDIERALRDDYSSDPKKRDLQKEARTHIEVQAWIDAGGLAEHPTLSEAALDIHKRFCERLPEDLLWVENPETEERIRIIPGELRNRDVRVGQHIAISPGAVPRFLDRFDQAYSKLGQTKRIMSAAASHHRLLWLHPFLDGNGRVARLLSYGILRDALDTGGIWSVARGLARNEADYKRQLSAGDSPRRGDRDGRGNLSEAALAEFVKFFLVTCIDQVQFMQSLVEPEKLRERIIDWVNRQKDLPPRSDLVLEAILYRGELPRADVGKLLQATDRTARRVTSSLVEKGVLTSASPKAPFKLAFPAALAHEWMPGLFPEKKD; encoded by the coding sequence ATGAGCGATGAAAAATCGACAGAAAAAGCGGACAAAAAAGCGGTCACAGATCGCGGCGAAACTCCATCAGCAATGGAGCCGATGCTGCCGAGTGAAAGCAGCAAAGCCTATGAAGAGATAACAGATTTAGCACTCGCGCTCACCAAGCACTCAACGGATTTGCGCAGCCGGTTGCCGAAAGGCGTTGTTGAAGCGCTGGCCGATCTCGTACGCGCCATGAATTGCTATTATAGCAATCTGATTGAGGGGCACGATACACATCCCGTCGATATCGAACGCGCTTTGCGCGACGACTACAGCAGCGATCCGAAAAAACGCGACCTGCAAAAGGAAGCGCGCACACATATCGAGGTGCAGGCTTGGATCGATGCGGGCGGGTTAGCCGAACATCCGACGCTGAGCGAGGCTGCGCTCGACATTCATAAGCGATTTTGTGAGCGCCTGCCGGAGGATTTGCTCTGGGTCGAAAACCCTGAGACCGAGGAACGCATTCGCATAATCCCCGGCGAACTCCGGAATCGAGACGTTCGAGTTGGACAGCACATTGCCATTAGCCCTGGCGCTGTGCCGCGATTTTTGGATCGCTTTGATCAAGCGTACTCGAAGCTGGGGCAGACGAAGCGGATTATGTCTGCCGCTGCATCACACCACAGACTGTTGTGGCTTCACCCATTTCTTGATGGAAACGGACGTGTAGCGCGCCTGTTGTCTTACGGAATTCTACGCGATGCGCTGGATACAGGCGGAATATGGTCGGTCGCGCGCGGGCTGGCGCGCAATGAGGCGGACTACAAACGCCAACTGAGCGCGGGAGACTCACCGAGACGCGGCGATAGAGACGGGCGCGGAAACCTGAGCGAAGCCGCGCTCGCTGAGTTCGTGAAATTCTTCCTCGTGACCTGCATCGATCAAGTTCAATTTATGCAAAGCCTCGTCGAGCCGGAGAAGCTTCGAGAGCGGATTATCGACTGGGTAAACCGCCAAAAAGACCTCCCACCAAGGTCTGATCTTGTGCTGGAAGCCATATTGTATCGCGGCGAACTCCCGCGTGCTGACGTGGGGAAATTGTTGCAAGCGACAGATCGTACGGCCCGCCGCGTTACGTCATCCTTGGTAGAAAAAGGCGTTCTGACATCGGCCAGCCCAAAAGCACCGTTCAAGCTCGCCTTTCCTGCGGCTCTCGCTCACGAATGGATGCCAGGACTTTTCCCCGAAAAGAAAGACTGA